In Actinoplanes derwentensis, the following proteins share a genomic window:
- the rpsF gene encoding 30S ribosomal protein S6, which produces MRHYELMVILDPSLEERTVAPSLDQYLNVIRTAGGSVEKLDVWGRRRLSFEINKKAEGIYAVVDLQATPEAVAELDRQLRLNESILRTKVIRPETR; this is translated from the coding sequence TTGCGTCATTACGAACTCATGGTGATCCTCGACCCTTCGCTCGAGGAGCGCACCGTTGCTCCGTCGCTCGACCAGTACCTGAACGTGATCAGGACCGCGGGTGGCTCGGTGGAGAAGCTCGACGTCTGGGGCCGTCGCCGGCTCTCGTTCGAGATCAACAAAAAGGCTGAGGGCATCTACGCGGTCGTTGACCTGCAGGCGACGCCCGAGGCCGTGGCCGAGCTGGACCGTCAGCTCCGGCTCAACGAGTCCATCCTGCGCACCAAGGTCATCCGTCCCGAGACCCGCTGA
- the rpsR gene encoding 30S ribosomal protein S18 has protein sequence MAKAAALRKPKKKVNPLDKDGITYIDYKDTALLRKFISDRGKIRARRVTGVTSQQQRQIARAVKNAREMALLPYTATAR, from the coding sequence ATGGCTAAGGCTGCGGCGCTTCGCAAGCCGAAGAAGAAGGTGAACCCGCTCGACAAGGACGGGATCACCTACATCGACTACAAGGACACCGCTCTCCTGCGGAAGTTCATCTCCGACCGCGGCAAGATTCGTGCCCGCCGCGTCACCGGTGTGACCTCCCAGCAGCAGCGTCAGATCGCCCGTGCCGTCAAGAACGCCCGTGAGATGGCGCTCCTGCCGTACACGGCCACGGCTCGCTGA
- a CDS encoding YbaB/EbfC family nucleoid-associated protein has protein sequence MTETADQSLLRTDLADTYGRYEELRSGVDELQRSLATMQVSAESENGVVHATVDATGSLVGLRLDQQACREWNPDTLARVIVETVRNASSSTSRQIEQIVTNHRASEAA, from the coding sequence GTGACTGAAACAGCCGACCAATCCCTGCTGCGCACCGACCTGGCAGACACTTACGGGCGCTACGAGGAACTTCGTTCCGGTGTGGACGAACTTCAGCGCAGCCTCGCGACCATGCAGGTCAGTGCCGAATCCGAGAACGGCGTGGTGCACGCCACTGTGGACGCCACCGGCAGCCTCGTCGGGCTCCGCCTGGACCAGCAGGCCTGCCGGGAATGGAACCCGGACACCCTGGCCCGGGTGATCGTGGAAACCGTGCGGAACGCTTCGTCCAGCACATCCCGACAGATCGAACAGATCGTCACCAATCACCGCGCCAGCGAAGCCGCCTAG
- a CDS encoding deoxyribonuclease IV translates to MRIGAHVDQADPLAEAAARGAEAVQFFLTDPQKYNSPKPREDAALIRASEVDVYVHAPYIVNVASPNNRIRIPSRKLLMAHARAAAELGAKGLIVHGGHVGKGADLADGFTNWRKAFEYAESEGGLPLPILIENTAGGDNACARRFDDLARLWEAVGSFGAGFCLDTCHAFAGGEELPGIVDRVKAITGRIDLIHANDSKGGFDSGQDRHDNLGNGKIDPELVVAAIRASGAPAIVETPGGVEGQTADIALLRERAGN, encoded by the coding sequence ATGCGCATCGGAGCCCATGTCGATCAAGCCGACCCGCTGGCCGAGGCCGCCGCCCGTGGCGCCGAGGCGGTGCAGTTCTTCCTGACCGACCCACAGAAATACAACTCCCCCAAACCACGCGAGGACGCCGCACTGATCCGGGCCTCCGAGGTGGACGTCTACGTGCACGCGCCCTACATCGTGAACGTCGCCTCCCCCAACAACCGCATCCGCATCCCCAGCCGCAAACTGCTGATGGCGCACGCCCGGGCCGCTGCCGAGTTGGGTGCGAAAGGTCTGATCGTGCACGGCGGCCACGTCGGCAAGGGCGCCGATCTGGCCGACGGTTTCACGAACTGGCGGAAGGCCTTCGAGTATGCGGAGAGCGAAGGCGGCCTGCCCCTCCCGATCCTGATCGAGAACACGGCCGGCGGCGACAACGCGTGCGCCCGCCGGTTCGACGATCTGGCCCGGCTGTGGGAGGCGGTCGGCTCGTTCGGGGCCGGGTTCTGCCTGGACACGTGCCATGCGTTCGCCGGTGGGGAGGAACTGCCCGGCATCGTCGACCGGGTCAAGGCGATCACCGGCCGGATCGACCTGATCCACGCCAACGATTCGAAGGGCGGATTCGACTCGGGTCAGGACCGGCACGACAACCTCGGGAATGGGAAGATCGACCCCGAGTTGGTGGTGGCCGCGATCCGCGCGTCCGGGGCTCCGGCCATTGTGGAGACGCCGGGCGGGGTGGAGGGTCAGACCGCCGACATCGCCCTTCTGCGGGAGCGGGCGGGCAACTGA
- a CDS encoding nucleotidyltransferase domain-containing protein — translation MSTDPVEVAAQLVAARFPSAHAAFLGGSAPTARRTRWSDLDVVVVLDGPPAPFRETTRHSGQLVEWFVQTPESLRHYWRLDASRRRTPLLRMVAEGVPLVLPQPGDEPDPLLPGVSRSASRTGAGPQSPTALAEIYQAEAVALLAAGPPDPGAAAVDYQRYLVTDLLDDLRGATDPVEVAYLAATIVLSASDLLLLAENRWSARGKWLPRRLAEVDPGLPGRLVEGHRAVLTGDDRELLLAAVRAVLDHTGGPLQEGFRVAGTVPALPIPHSQ, via the coding sequence GTGTCGACCGATCCCGTGGAAGTCGCTGCCCAGCTCGTCGCCGCCCGGTTCCCGAGTGCGCACGCCGCCTTTCTCGGTGGCAGTGCCCCGACCGCCCGGCGCACCCGATGGTCCGACCTGGACGTGGTGGTCGTCCTCGACGGTCCGCCGGCCCCGTTCCGGGAGACCACCCGGCATTCCGGCCAGCTCGTCGAGTGGTTCGTGCAGACCCCGGAGTCCTTACGGCACTACTGGCGACTGGATGCCTCGCGGCGACGTACCCCGCTGTTGCGCATGGTCGCCGAAGGCGTCCCCCTGGTTCTTCCGCAGCCCGGTGACGAACCGGATCCACTCCTCCCCGGTGTCTCGCGGAGTGCTTCCCGAACCGGTGCCGGGCCGCAATCGCCGACCGCTTTGGCGGAGATCTATCAGGCCGAGGCGGTCGCGCTACTCGCCGCCGGGCCGCCGGACCCGGGAGCCGCCGCCGTCGACTATCAGCGGTACCTCGTCACCGACCTGTTGGACGATCTGCGCGGCGCCACCGATCCGGTCGAGGTCGCTTATCTGGCGGCCACGATCGTGTTGTCCGCCTCCGATCTGCTTCTACTGGCCGAGAATCGTTGGTCGGCGCGCGGAAAGTGGCTGCCGCGCCGGCTCGCGGAGGTCGATCCAGGGCTTCCCGGCCGTCTCGTCGAGGGGCATCGGGCCGTGCTGACGGGCGACGATCGGGAGCTTCTTCTCGCTGCGGTCCGAGCTGTGTTGGATCACACCGGCGGCCCTTTGCAAGAGGGCTTTCGTGTCGCCGGTACGGTTCCGGCGCTTCCCATTCCGCACTCACAGTAA
- the rplI gene encoding 50S ribosomal protein L9, whose product MKIILTQEVSGLGTPGDIVEVKNGYGRNYLLPQGFAILWTKGAEKQVVVIKRAREAREIRDLGQANEVKGQLSGLKVTLKARSGTGGRLFGSITPAEIVDAVKVAGGPALDRRRLELPGHIKTTGSYNVQVRLHPEVTATFPVNVVAAK is encoded by the coding sequence ATGAAGATCATCCTTACTCAGGAAGTTTCCGGCCTCGGCACCCCCGGCGACATCGTCGAGGTGAAGAACGGTTACGGCCGTAACTACCTTCTCCCCCAGGGGTTCGCGATTCTGTGGACCAAGGGCGCGGAGAAGCAGGTCGTCGTGATCAAGCGGGCCCGCGAGGCTCGTGAGATCCGTGACCTGGGCCAGGCCAACGAGGTCAAGGGACAGCTGTCCGGCCTCAAGGTCACGCTGAAGGCGCGCTCCGGCACCGGTGGCCGCCTGTTCGGCTCGATCACCCCGGCCGAGATCGTCGACGCGGTCAAGGTCGCGGGCGGTCCGGCTCTCGACCGCCGTCGTCTCGAGCTCCCTGGTCACATCAAGACCACGGGTTCGTACAACGTGCAGGTCCGGCTCCACCCCGAGGTGACCGCGACGTTCCCCGTGAACGTGGTGGCTGCCAAGTAG
- a CDS encoding pentapeptide repeat-containing protein, with amino-acid sequence MAPSDEALTWQRRADDWAQQAEVEPYNGGGQAIEPANRWSAEVSTTGRPTFPADGAGWRTQTAEWRATGARWRQTTEWRSSTGSHVWRSTTESWQGDDEDEPNGRDPGSRDLSSRDQPAITGTAWPTPGAEPEPEIPSWRQAPADQTPSWRQSAADQTTSGRQSAAEQTPSWRQSATDQPSWRQSAPDPAPSWQQSPAPASPDPTPSWRQSAPEPAPSWRQSEPETPPRQRYDPDNSGSWQRNDPDNSASWQRSDPDNSTSWRRRSDGPSATTPVEQTWSSGSSSWQQPSAQTPSWQQPSGRTPSWQEPSTPAPSWQQPQQTPSWQQPSGSGQSRRRDEDSGSWSTAPVSGTSRSDRADRTPPGENTGGITRWERTDAPGWQRSAADDARHLVREDDRAAWRREADYSERPTRAGRRRAAESGTAPSGGTGWTSGSETTGGWAGHTDTGNITAFSGPGDGPAAPSWGTRSGTPSRRDRRRAEETRPEPARADLSRTDPSRADQSRADLSRTDLSRADLSRADLSRADQSRADQSRADLSRAELSRADLSRADLSRGDLSRPDQSRIDQSRTDLGRPDRSRTDLGRPEDTGRREAGAKRGPGQSRPRYNANPTNWREDTASWDGDQDTSNWTRDPDTGQWSRAEDDPRVLAWRAEAARRDAVKPAPEPEEEPTGRRARRGEPSGGVPGGPMPDARADGGPGWPTSAVPNNAPSGDMPGNRPRSAMPGPGALPGPPDDGRRRRGEEPTGWRGEDPAGRRRAGDAGPGPQRFDEPMGAESWRSEPEPRSGRRRGGAPEEYPSPDGGRPGPRPPQWQDPDPRRSGYQDESPADDPRWQQEPSGYEQSYPPPQQRRSGFGSARELPAGPPAQPQRPAFGGPQRELPAGPSAQPQRPAFGGPQRELPAGPSAYGDSNPSPVAPASSAAPSWADQERQQRPGNAPSWADQERPDRQDRSGGPSWADQERPDRSGGSSWADQERQDRQQRSGGPSWDDQERPQRPVSSPAWADQERGQQSAQRAAYGAPGTDSSWSDQERRPDPSRAEPDRRPPAQRPGGEPSWNQPARPVSGPAWRDQEQQQGPSYGGPRIPSQSPGYDAPGGGGSRRPEQAEPGRPAYGARELPAGSAAPSWTEQQKPAYGPAADELTARWPDPLSEQPPARRGYDDRDDPPPAGGGFGGRPPLADWLAAERADRRGADYRSAGAGQDGETDWRRQLSGEPTEGESRRYSTSDFPPFRPSGSASVDGTSNLALSATSVISLAPGAGAADALPSGGGTALAVEEDTSWPPRRSTGAFQGTGSYERRPVSDDYFTTSTAPGDLLDPDDDEEEEETGSPLAAVGYTAVWYGIPVVLFGVGILLLDSGQRTNALNTLTDAAPGFGIALVVSMMLAYGLRSITTAWKSASVGLAAAVVGGGLATVLSSAISGNSLS; translated from the coding sequence ATGGCGCCGAGCGACGAAGCACTCACTTGGCAGCGCCGGGCCGACGACTGGGCCCAGCAGGCCGAGGTCGAGCCGTACAACGGCGGCGGCCAGGCCATCGAGCCGGCGAACCGGTGGTCCGCCGAGGTCAGCACGACCGGCCGGCCCACCTTCCCGGCCGACGGCGCCGGCTGGCGCACCCAGACCGCCGAGTGGCGCGCCACCGGGGCTCGCTGGCGGCAGACCACCGAGTGGCGCTCCTCTACCGGCTCGCACGTGTGGCGTTCCACCACCGAGTCCTGGCAGGGCGACGACGAGGACGAACCGAACGGCCGGGACCCCGGCAGCCGAGACCTGAGCAGCCGGGACCAGCCGGCGATCACCGGGACGGCGTGGCCGACCCCGGGGGCCGAGCCCGAGCCCGAGATCCCGTCCTGGCGACAGGCACCCGCCGACCAGACCCCGTCCTGGCGGCAGTCGGCGGCGGACCAGACGACATCCGGGCGGCAGTCGGCGGCCGAGCAGACACCGTCGTGGCGACAGTCCGCCACCGACCAGCCGTCGTGGCGACAGTCGGCACCGGATCCGGCACCGTCCTGGCAGCAGTCACCAGCGCCGGCATCACCCGACCCGACTCCGTCGTGGCGGCAGTCGGCACCGGAACCGGCACCGTCCTGGCGGCAGTCCGAGCCCGAGACACCGCCCCGGCAGCGCTACGACCCGGACAACTCAGGGTCGTGGCAGCGCAATGACCCGGACAATTCGGCGTCCTGGCAGCGCAGCGATCCGGACAACTCGACGTCCTGGCGGCGGCGGTCCGACGGGCCGTCCGCGACCACCCCGGTCGAGCAGACCTGGTCGTCGGGCAGTTCGTCGTGGCAGCAGCCGTCCGCGCAGACGCCGTCGTGGCAGCAGCCGTCCGGCCGGACCCCCTCGTGGCAGGAACCCTCCACCCCGGCACCGTCCTGGCAGCAACCGCAGCAGACTCCGTCCTGGCAGCAGCCGTCCGGTTCGGGACAATCCCGGCGCCGGGACGAGGACAGTGGCTCCTGGTCCACCGCCCCGGTCTCCGGGACCTCCCGGTCGGATCGTGCCGACCGCACGCCGCCCGGTGAGAACACCGGTGGCATCACCCGGTGGGAGCGCACCGACGCGCCCGGCTGGCAGCGTTCGGCCGCCGACGACGCCCGGCACCTGGTCCGGGAGGACGACCGGGCCGCCTGGCGCCGCGAGGCCGACTACAGCGAGCGGCCCACCCGGGCCGGCCGCCGGCGTGCCGCCGAGAGTGGCACCGCACCGTCCGGGGGCACCGGCTGGACCAGCGGGTCCGAAACGACCGGCGGGTGGGCCGGGCACACCGACACCGGCAACATCACGGCCTTCTCCGGGCCCGGGGACGGCCCGGCAGCGCCGAGCTGGGGCACCCGGTCCGGCACGCCGTCACGCCGCGACCGCCGCCGCGCCGAGGAGACCCGCCCCGAGCCCGCCCGCGCCGACCTCTCCCGCACAGACCCATCCCGCGCCGACCAATCCCGCGCGGACCTGTCCCGCACCGATTTGTCACGCGCGGACCTCTCCCGCGCGGACCTCTCCCGCGCGGACCAATCTCGCGCGGACCAATCTCGCGCGGACCTGTCACGTGCTGAGCTGTCACGTGCTGACCTGTCACGTGCGGATTTGTCACGCGGTGACCTGTCGCGCCCCGACCAGTCCCGAATCGACCAGTCCCGGACTGATCTAGGGCGGCCCGACCGCTCCCGCACCGACCTGGGGCGTCCTGAGGACACCGGGCGCCGGGAGGCCGGTGCGAAACGTGGTCCGGGACAGAGCCGCCCGCGGTACAACGCCAACCCGACCAACTGGCGTGAGGACACCGCCTCATGGGACGGCGATCAGGACACCAGCAACTGGACCCGGGACCCGGACACCGGCCAGTGGAGCCGCGCCGAGGACGACCCCCGAGTGCTGGCGTGGCGTGCCGAGGCGGCTCGCCGCGATGCCGTCAAGCCCGCCCCGGAGCCCGAGGAGGAGCCGACCGGCCGACGCGCCCGCCGGGGCGAGCCGTCCGGCGGTGTACCCGGCGGCCCGATGCCCGATGCCCGGGCCGATGGTGGTCCAGGCTGGCCGACCAGCGCCGTTCCGAACAACGCGCCGTCCGGCGACATGCCCGGCAACCGGCCCCGGAGCGCCATGCCCGGCCCCGGCGCACTTCCCGGCCCGCCCGACGATGGCCGTCGCCGCCGTGGCGAGGAACCGACCGGCTGGCGCGGCGAGGATCCCGCCGGCCGTCGGCGTGCCGGTGACGCCGGTCCGGGGCCGCAGCGTTTCGATGAGCCGATGGGCGCCGAGTCCTGGCGGTCCGAACCCGAGCCCCGGTCAGGCCGTCGTCGCGGTGGCGCTCCCGAGGAGTACCCGTCGCCCGATGGCGGGCGTCCCGGTCCCCGGCCGCCGCAGTGGCAGGACCCCGATCCGCGCCGTTCCGGCTACCAGGACGAGTCGCCCGCTGACGACCCCCGGTGGCAGCAGGAGCCGTCGGGTTACGAGCAGTCCTACCCGCCTCCGCAGCAGCGGCGCAGCGGGTTCGGTAGTGCCCGGGAACTTCCGGCCGGACCGCCGGCACAGCCTCAGCGGCCCGCTTTCGGCGGTCCGCAGCGAGAACTTCCGGCCGGACCGTCCGCGCAGCCTCAGCGGCCCGCTTTCGGCGGTCCGCAGCGAGAGCTACCGGCAGGACCGTCGGCGTACGGCGACAGCAACCCGTCTCCGGTGGCTCCCGCGTCGTCCGCGGCCCCGTCATGGGCCGACCAGGAACGGCAGCAGCGCCCCGGCAACGCGCCTTCGTGGGCCGACCAGGAACGCCCGGACCGGCAGGACCGATCCGGCGGGCCTTCCTGGGCGGACCAGGAACGGCCGGACCGATCCGGTGGCAGCTCGTGGGCCGACCAGGAACGCCAGGACCGGCAGCAGCGATCCGGCGGCCCCTCATGGGACGACCAAGAGCGCCCTCAGCGGCCCGTCAGCAGCCCGGCATGGGCGGATCAGGAGCGGGGGCAGCAAAGCGCGCAGCGAGCCGCCTACGGCGCTCCTGGCACTGATTCCTCGTGGTCGGACCAGGAGCGGCGACCGGACCCGTCGCGGGCCGAACCGGACCGTCGGCCGCCTGCGCAGCGGCCCGGTGGCGAGCCCTCCTGGAATCAGCCGGCCCGGCCGGTCAGCGGCCCGGCGTGGCGCGACCAGGAACAGCAGCAGGGGCCGTCGTACGGCGGGCCCCGGATCCCGTCCCAGTCGCCCGGCTACGACGCGCCGGGCGGTGGCGGATCCCGTCGGCCGGAGCAGGCCGAGCCGGGCCGTCCCGCGTACGGGGCTCGGGAACTGCCGGCTGGAAGTGCCGCACCTAGCTGGACCGAGCAGCAGAAACCCGCTTACGGCCCGGCGGCTGACGAGCTGACCGCACGCTGGCCGGATCCGCTCAGTGAGCAGCCGCCCGCACGGCGCGGCTACGACGATCGTGACGACCCGCCGCCTGCTGGTGGTGGATTCGGTGGCCGCCCGCCTCTGGCGGACTGGCTCGCCGCTGAACGCGCCGACCGGCGCGGTGCCGACTATCGCAGCGCGGGCGCCGGGCAGGACGGTGAGACCGACTGGCGTCGACAGTTGTCTGGAGAACCCACCGAGGGCGAGTCCCGCCGTTACAGCACGTCGGACTTTCCTCCCTTTCGGCCAAGTGGCTCAGCCTCGGTCGACGGAACGTCGAATCTGGCCCTGAGTGCCACTTCGGTGATCTCCCTGGCGCCCGGCGCCGGCGCGGCGGATGCCCTGCCCTCCGGGGGCGGGACGGCTCTTGCTGTCGAGGAGGACACCTCCTGGCCGCCGCGGCGTTCCACCGGCGCGTTCCAGGGCACCGGTTCGTACGAGCGCCGGCCGGTCAGTGACGACTACTTCACGACCAGCACGGCGCCGGGCGACCTGCTCGATCCGGATGACGACGAGGAAGAGGAAGAGACCGGCAGCCCGCTGGCCGCGGTCGGTTACACCGCTGTCTGGTACGGCATCCCGGTCGTGCTCTTCGGCGTCGGCATTCTGCTGCTCGACTCCGGCCAGCGCACCAACGCGCTGAACACGCTCACCGACGCCGCTCCCGGGTTCGGTATCGCCCTGGTCGTGAGCATGATGCTCGCCTACGGCCTGCGCTCGATCACGACGGCCTGGAAGTCGGCGAGTGTCGGCCTGGCCGCCGCGGTCGTGGGTGGCGGCCTGGCCACCGTGCTCAGCTCCGCCATCAGCGGCAACAGCCTCAGCTAG
- a CDS encoding replicative DNA helicase: protein MPKVIHTVFTGLPTGAAGVVHRLSRGSSTAAVGPEAAGFVQWSSLTCGLDRIEALNPATNPSNGLYRGGSIEHAVWPSGGGVRVSITDDARPESRPPAASGGGGGSFNGGGGKGKGPQDGGGGGGGGGFDKAPPQDVAAEQGVLGGMLLSKDAIADVVEILKVADFYRPVHATIYDVVLELYGRGEPADALTVAAALADSGELGRIGGVPYLHTLIESVPTAANASYYARIVSERAILRRLVEAGTKIVQLGYGTGGNGGRDVDDIVDLAQQAIYDVTEKRVSEDFAALGDMLQPTLDEIEAVGASGGMMTGVPTGFQDLDRLLNGLHAGQLIIVAGRPGLGKSTASMDFARNAAIQHGHASAIFSLEMSKIEMVMRLLSAEARVPLHTLRSGQLSDDDWTKLARRMGEISQAPIFVDDTPNMNLMEIRAKARRLKQRHNLRLLVIDYLQLMSSPKKTESRQQEVSELSRGLKLLAKEIECPVIAVSQLNRGPEQRTDKRPQLSDLRESGCLTAATRVMRADDNSEVTLGELLASESRDIPVWALNDRLQYTPRTMTHVFPSGCKQVYLLTLASGKRIEATANHPFLTLHGWKPLGELVVGDRLAAPRHVPPPLLLRPWVEPELVLLAHMLGDGSFVRRQPIRYASVDELNLTAVAEAAKHFGVTAVRDEYAATRVTTLRLPAPYRLARGSRNPIAEWLDDLGLFGLRSHEKYLPERLFSIPKEQVRLFLQHLWATDGSVTVNKAGTGGRIYFGSTSRPMLEGISRLLLRFGITGRLRVVRVERHRPQFTLDVSGRDDQLRFLREIGVFGGRSAQCESLLAVLENSRSNTNVDTVPREIWDEVRTILLDKGMTHREFAAAIDVQFCGSTLWKHAPSRQRLARIADVLESAELELHATNDVFWDEIASVESLGEQEVYDATVMGTHNFIANGIATHNSIEQDADVVILLHRDDYYDKESPRAGEADFIVAKHRNGPTDTVTVAAQLHLSRFVDMAI, encoded by the coding sequence TTGCCAAAAGTTATCCACACCGTATTCACAGGGCTACCCACAGGAGCTGCCGGAGTTGTCCACAGGTTGTCCAGAGGCTCGTCCACCGCGGCAGTTGGGCCGGAGGCAGCGGGATTCGTACAGTGGTCCAGCCTCACATGCGGACTTGATCGGATCGAAGCGCTGAATCCTGCGACGAACCCGTCGAATGGGTTGTACCGAGGCGGTTCGATCGAGCACGCAGTGTGGCCGAGTGGAGGGGGAGTTCGGGTGTCGATCACCGACGACGCGAGACCTGAGTCACGGCCGCCAGCCGCATCCGGGGGCGGGGGCGGCTCCTTCAACGGGGGCGGTGGCAAGGGCAAAGGTCCGCAGGACGGTGGCGGGGGCGGTGGTGGTGGCGGGTTCGACAAGGCGCCACCGCAGGATGTCGCGGCCGAGCAGGGTGTGCTCGGCGGCATGCTCCTCTCCAAGGACGCCATCGCCGACGTCGTCGAGATCCTCAAGGTCGCCGACTTCTACCGGCCGGTCCACGCGACGATCTACGACGTCGTCCTCGAGCTGTACGGTCGTGGTGAGCCGGCCGACGCCTTGACCGTGGCCGCGGCGCTCGCCGATTCCGGTGAGCTGGGGCGCATCGGCGGCGTGCCCTACCTGCACACGCTGATCGAGAGCGTGCCGACCGCAGCGAACGCGTCGTACTACGCCCGGATCGTCTCCGAACGTGCCATTCTGCGCCGCCTGGTCGAGGCCGGGACCAAAATCGTGCAACTCGGTTACGGTACGGGTGGCAACGGCGGCCGCGACGTTGACGACATCGTCGACCTCGCCCAGCAGGCCATCTACGACGTCACTGAGAAACGTGTCAGCGAGGACTTCGCAGCCCTAGGTGACATGCTCCAGCCGACCCTCGACGAGATCGAGGCGGTGGGCGCTTCCGGTGGCATGATGACCGGTGTGCCGACCGGGTTCCAGGACCTGGACCGGCTGCTGAACGGGTTGCACGCCGGCCAGCTGATCATCGTGGCCGGCCGCCCGGGTCTCGGTAAGTCGACCGCGAGTATGGACTTCGCCCGTAACGCGGCGATCCAGCACGGTCACGCCAGTGCCATCTTCTCGCTCGAAATGAGCAAGATCGAGATGGTGATGCGGTTGCTCTCCGCGGAGGCGCGGGTTCCGCTGCACACGCTGCGATCGGGTCAGCTCTCCGACGACGACTGGACGAAACTGGCCCGGCGGATGGGCGAGATCAGTCAGGCGCCGATCTTCGTCGATGACACACCCAACATGAACCTGATGGAGATCCGGGCCAAGGCGCGACGTCTCAAACAGCGTCACAACCTACGGCTGCTGGTGATCGACTATCTCCAGCTGATGTCCTCACCGAAGAAGACCGAGAGCCGTCAGCAGGAGGTCTCGGAACTCTCCCGTGGTCTGAAACTGCTGGCCAAGGAGATCGAATGCCCGGTGATCGCGGTGAGCCAGCTGAACCGTGGCCCCGAGCAGCGCACCGACAAGCGCCCCCAGCTGTCCGATCTGCGCGAATCGGGCTGTCTGACCGCGGCGACCCGGGTCATGCGTGCCGACGACAACAGCGAGGTCACCCTTGGGGAGTTGCTCGCCTCGGAGAGCCGTGACATTCCAGTCTGGGCACTCAATGATCGACTTCAATATACGCCTCGGACGATGACGCACGTCTTCCCCAGCGGCTGCAAGCAGGTTTACCTGCTGACTCTCGCTTCGGGTAAGCGGATCGAGGCTACCGCCAACCATCCGTTCCTGACCCTGCACGGTTGGAAGCCTCTCGGTGAACTGGTCGTCGGAGATCGGCTCGCCGCGCCACGACACGTGCCACCGCCCCTGTTGCTGAGGCCTTGGGTGGAGCCCGAGTTGGTGCTGCTCGCTCACATGCTGGGCGACGGCTCCTTCGTTCGCCGGCAGCCCATCCGCTACGCCAGCGTGGACGAGCTCAACCTGACCGCGGTGGCCGAAGCGGCGAAACACTTCGGTGTCACCGCAGTGCGCGACGAGTACGCGGCTACGCGAGTCACTACTTTGCGTCTTCCCGCGCCGTACCGGTTGGCGCGCGGCAGCCGCAATCCGATCGCCGAGTGGCTGGACGACCTAGGGTTGTTCGGCTTGCGGTCGCACGAGAAGTACTTGCCTGAGCGGCTCTTCTCCATACCTAAGGAGCAGGTCAGGCTCTTTCTCCAGCACCTTTGGGCGACCGATGGCTCAGTCACAGTCAACAAGGCCGGCACGGGAGGCCGCATCTACTTCGGTTCGACCAGTCGGCCGATGCTGGAAGGCATCTCCCGGCTGCTGCTCCGGTTCGGTATCACTGGTCGGCTGCGTGTTGTGCGGGTGGAACGTCATCGGCCGCAGTTCACTCTCGATGTCTCGGGGCGCGACGATCAGTTGCGTTTCCTTCGGGAGATCGGGGTCTTCGGCGGTCGGTCGGCTCAGTGCGAAAGCTTGCTGGCGGTGCTGGAGAACTCGCGGAGTAACACGAACGTGGACACCGTGCCCCGGGAGATCTGGGACGAGGTCCGCACGATCCTCTTGGACAAGGGGATGACGCACCGTGAGTTTGCTGCGGCGATTGACGTCCAGTTCTGTGGGAGCACTCTGTGGAAACACGCGCCAAGTAGGCAGCGACTGGCCCGGATCGCGGATGTTCTGGAGAGTGCTGAACTCGAGCTGCATGCCACGAACGATGTCTTCTGGGACGAGATCGCCTCGGTGGAGAGCCTTGGTGAGCAGGAGGTCTACGACGCCACGGTGATGGGAACGCACAACTTCATCGCGAACGGCATCGCCACCCACAACTCGATTGAGCAGGATGCTGACGTGGTGATCCTGCTGCACCGCGATGACTACTACGACAAGGAATCGCCTCGGGCAGGTGAGGCCGACTTCATCGTTGCCAAGCACCGTAACGGGCCGACTGACACGGTTACGGTGGCCGCGCAGCTGCACCTGTCGCGCTTCGTCGACATGGCTATCTGA
- a CDS encoding single-stranded DNA-binding protein, whose translation MAGETVITVVGNLVNDPELRYTNSGAAVATFRVASTPRTLDRQSGEWKDGEPLFLTCNIWREAAEHCTESLQRGARVIVQGRLRQRSYDTKEGEKRTVYELEVDEIGPSLRYATAKVQKASRSGGGGGGFGNSSGGFGSGGGGGGGNRQSGGNSNSGGGGRGGNNDFADDPWATAAPASSGNRSGGGNGAGGGNSSFDDEPPF comes from the coding sequence ATGGCTGGAGAAACCGTAATCACGGTTGTTGGCAACCTCGTCAACGACCCTGAGCTGCGCTACACCAACTCCGGTGCGGCTGTCGCCACGTTCCGCGTCGCTTCGACGCCGCGGACGCTGGACCGGCAGTCGGGCGAGTGGAAAGACGGCGAGCCACTCTTCCTCACCTGCAACATCTGGCGTGAGGCCGCGGAGCACTGCACCGAGTCGCTGCAGCGTGGCGCCCGGGTGATTGTGCAGGGCCGGTTGCGGCAGCGGTCTTACGACACCAAAGAGGGAGAGAAGCGCACCGTCTACGAGCTCGAGGTCGACGAGATCGGCCCGTCACTGCGCTACGCCACGGCGAAGGTGCAGAAGGCGAGCAGGTCCGGTGGCGGCGGGGGTGGCTTCGGCAACTCCAGCGGCGGCTTCGGTTCCGGTGGTGGCGGCGGCGGTGGCAACCGGCAGTCCGGGGGCAACAGCAACTCCGGCGGCGGTGGTCGTGGCGGTAACAACGACTTCGCCGACGACCCCTGGGCGACGGCGGCCCCGGCTTCCAGTGGCAACCGCTCCGGCGGTGGCAATGGTGCCGGCGGTGGCAACTCCTCGTTCGACGACGAGCCTCCCTTCTGA